From the genome of Pseudomonas sp. TMP9, one region includes:
- a CDS encoding ImmA/IrrE family metallo-endopeptidase: protein MGDITKQGLSKLEKGLIAPNSTRLLQLADALNVSPEYFFRAEPVPLAPLEFRKLAKMPKYRQEQVKEQIREHLERYIALESCFDPADILAPPTPFQFLDVASIEDAERAAGALREHWKIGGDAIANFTELLEENGIKVALLDGPDDFDGACAATEDGQHVLIALNAQRPGERMRFTAAHELGHWVMKLPEQMPENEKERCCHRFAGSFLYPAHCVTSDFGSHQRSHVHPQELLIAKRQYGLSMQAALYRLKDLHLLSEPGYQALTIQFSKRGWRKSEPEPQECKPPQRFESLVFWGLAEGLFSKSRAAELLRKPVSALDGDLSGPMARA, encoded by the coding sequence ATGGGAGACATCACCAAGCAAGGTTTAAGCAAGCTTGAGAAGGGGCTGATTGCTCCTAACTCGACCCGCCTGTTGCAGCTGGCAGATGCTCTGAATGTTAGCCCGGAGTATTTTTTTCGCGCAGAACCTGTGCCGCTGGCTCCTTTGGAGTTTCGCAAACTCGCAAAAATGCCCAAATATCGTCAGGAACAGGTCAAAGAGCAGATCCGTGAACATTTGGAGCGCTACATCGCTCTGGAAAGTTGTTTCGATCCTGCCGACATCCTGGCTCCGCCTACTCCGTTCCAGTTTCTTGACGTGGCCTCAATTGAGGATGCTGAGAGAGCTGCGGGCGCGCTCCGTGAGCACTGGAAGATTGGCGGCGACGCTATTGCAAATTTCACCGAGCTGCTGGAAGAGAACGGCATCAAGGTTGCGCTGTTAGACGGGCCTGACGACTTTGATGGTGCTTGTGCCGCTACCGAGGACGGCCAGCATGTTCTGATTGCCCTCAACGCTCAGCGACCGGGTGAGCGGATGCGCTTCACCGCAGCACACGAGCTTGGGCATTGGGTGATGAAGCTACCCGAACAAATGCCAGAAAATGAAAAGGAGCGCTGCTGTCATCGCTTTGCGGGCTCATTTCTCTATCCTGCACATTGCGTCACTAGTGACTTCGGTAGCCACCAACGTTCACACGTCCACCCGCAGGAGCTGTTGATCGCGAAACGGCAGTACGGTTTATCCATGCAGGCTGCGTTGTACCGTCTGAAGGATCTCCATCTGCTCAGCGAGCCTGGCTATCAAGCGCTGACTATCCAATTCAGCAAGCGCGGATGGCGTAAGTCGGAACCTGAACCGCAAGAGTGCAAGCCTCCACAGCGTTTTGAATCGCTTGTTTTCTGGGGGCTGGCTGAGGGGCTATTCAGCAAGTCTCGTGCAGCAGAACTGCTACGAAAGCCGGTCAGTGCGCTGGACGGAGATCTTTCAGGCCCGATGGCGCGTGCATGA
- a CDS encoding type II toxin-antitoxin system VapC family toxin, with product MSKVYISDTNILIDFRNAGLLEQMFGLPFAFCCTDFVLRELKDFAHAELLGRGLLVETMDEQSIAKLFRLSNEHNNSSLADVSCYLLAQGTGYPLLTGDGRLRRQASSDGLQVRGALWLLDSMLEHSVIHADEAAYALESMLSQGARLPAEACQLRLSTWRKL from the coding sequence ATGAGTAAGGTCTATATCAGTGACACAAACATCCTGATCGACTTTAGGAATGCAGGGCTGCTGGAGCAAATGTTCGGGCTGCCTTTTGCATTCTGCTGCACTGATTTTGTTCTTCGGGAGCTGAAAGATTTTGCCCATGCTGAGCTGCTAGGGAGAGGGCTGCTTGTTGAAACAATGGATGAGCAGAGCATTGCCAAGTTGTTTCGGCTGAGCAATGAACATAACAACAGTTCTCTGGCAGATGTCTCGTGCTATCTCCTCGCTCAAGGTACGGGCTACCCGTTACTGACAGGTGATGGCCGGCTACGCCGCCAGGCCTCATCAGACGGACTGCAAGTTCGCGGCGCTCTTTGGTTGCTGGATAGCATGCTCGAGCATAGTGTTATTCATGCCGATGAGGCTGCATATGCTCTCGAGTCGATGCTCTCCCAAGGTGCTCGCCTCCCGGCAGAAGCATGCCAGTTACGCTTGAGTACTTGGCGCAAGCTTTAG
- a CDS encoding GIY-YIG nuclease family protein — MAEMNDDDLLDALGVEAIPLKAANRTPREERIIAGFEDILRFYQAHGRAPLHGEDRDIFERLYAVRLDQLRKLPEAPTLLAGMDSYGLLSGTAAVSVDVDDMDEDALLAELGVGSEVVDQNDITVLRHVRSTTEKRAAEEIANRTRCNDFDKFEPLFERVKIELANGIRETRTFQTRSMDEIQQGVFFIIGGQLAYVATVGEEFTTKYERRDSRLRVIFDNGTESEVLQRSLQRALHRDDVARLITDSSAGPLFSDKAEPDDIESGTIYVLRSQSNHPFVAEHRELIHKIGVTGGKVETRIACANKDSTYLLADVEVVATYKLHNLNRTRLENIFHRLFGAAQLDLTIEDRFGNPVKPREWFLVPLHVINEAVERIRDGSITNFAYDPQTARLVS, encoded by the coding sequence ATGGCTGAGATGAACGACGACGACCTTCTGGATGCGCTGGGCGTAGAAGCTATCCCGCTCAAGGCCGCCAACCGCACTCCGCGTGAGGAACGCATCATCGCCGGCTTCGAGGACATCCTGCGTTTCTATCAGGCTCATGGCCGCGCACCCTTGCATGGTGAAGACCGCGATATCTTCGAGCGTTTATACGCCGTGCGCCTGGATCAGCTACGCAAGCTGCCTGAGGCACCAACGCTTCTGGCTGGGATGGATAGCTACGGCTTACTGTCTGGTACTGCAGCAGTATCGGTAGATGTGGATGATATGGATGAGGACGCTTTGCTGGCCGAGCTGGGTGTAGGCAGTGAGGTCGTCGACCAGAACGACATCACCGTGCTGCGGCATGTGCGCTCTACGACTGAAAAGCGGGCGGCCGAGGAGATCGCAAACAGAACCCGCTGCAATGACTTCGACAAATTTGAGCCTCTTTTCGAAAGGGTCAAAATTGAACTTGCGAATGGCATACGAGAAACACGTACATTCCAGACGCGCTCAATGGATGAGATCCAGCAAGGTGTGTTTTTCATCATCGGTGGACAGCTTGCCTACGTCGCCACCGTGGGTGAAGAGTTCACAACCAAGTATGAACGACGTGATAGCCGACTCCGCGTCATCTTTGACAACGGCACTGAAAGTGAGGTTTTACAACGATCGCTGCAACGGGCATTACATCGAGATGATGTGGCCCGGTTAATCACTGATTCGAGCGCAGGACCACTTTTCAGCGATAAAGCCGAGCCGGACGATATCGAGTCCGGAACCATCTATGTACTGCGCAGCCAGTCCAACCATCCCTTCGTTGCCGAGCACCGCGAGTTAATCCACAAAATCGGCGTAACCGGCGGAAAGGTAGAAACCCGCATTGCCTGCGCAAACAAGGATTCCACCTACCTGCTGGCAGACGTGGAAGTGGTCGCCACCTACAAACTGCACAATCTGAACCGCACCCGGCTGGAAAACATCTTCCACCGCCTATTCGGCGCGGCGCAGCTGGACCTAACCATCGAAGATCGCTTCGGCAATCCAGTCAAACCTAGGGAGTGGTTTCTCGTACCGCTGCACGTAATCAATGAGGCGGTTGAACGCATTCGGGATGGGTCGATTACCAATTTCGCATACGACCCGCAAACTGCTCGCTTGGTCAGCTAA
- a CDS encoding PDDEXK nuclease domain-containing protein produces the protein MDNGPVSLTTQPEGYGDWLADLKGRIHNAQQRATLAVNRELVLLYWQIGQDILARQAEQGWGAKVIERLAHDLRSAFPDMKGFSPRNLKYMRAFAEAWPDAEFVQQAAAQLPWGHNLVLLDKLPGPETRRWYATKAIEHSWSRNILVMQIETRLLERSGKAVTNFQASLPAAQSDLARESLKDPYRFDFLGLGTDAQERAVEDALVKHVTEFLLELGAGFAFVGRQVLLDVGGDEFFIDLLFYHLKLRCYVVIELKGGKFKPEHLGQLGFYMTAVDRQVKTEQDNPTIGLLLCKSKNKIVAEYALGDKAQPMGIAEYKLLESLPAELQTSLPSIEQIERELAGDTSMEDDSQ, from the coding sequence ATGGACAATGGCCCCGTTAGCCTCACCACGCAGCCTGAAGGTTACGGTGACTGGCTGGCCGACCTCAAAGGCCGCATTCACAACGCCCAGCAGCGCGCCACACTGGCGGTTAATCGCGAATTGGTGCTGCTGTACTGGCAGATCGGCCAAGACATTTTGGCGCGGCAGGCCGAACAAGGCTGGGGGGCCAAAGTCATTGAGCGGTTGGCGCATGATTTGCGCAGCGCCTTCCCCGACATGAAGGGGTTTTCACCGCGTAACCTCAAATACATGCGCGCCTTTGCCGAAGCTTGGCCGGATGCTGAGTTTGTGCAACAAGCTGCTGCACAATTGCCCTGGGGTCACAATCTGGTCTTGCTCGACAAACTACCCGGCCCCGAAACCCGCCGCTGGTATGCGACTAAGGCCATTGAGCACAGCTGGTCACGCAACATTCTAGTTATGCAGATTGAGACTCGTCTCTTGGAGCGCAGCGGCAAGGCTGTAACCAATTTTCAAGCCAGTTTGCCTGCAGCGCAGTCTGATCTAGCCCGCGAGTCGCTGAAAGATCCTTACCGTTTCGACTTTCTAGGCCTGGGCACTGATGCGCAGGAGCGGGCGGTCGAAGACGCGCTGGTCAAACACGTCACCGAGTTCCTGCTGGAGTTGGGCGCAGGCTTTGCGTTCGTCGGGCGGCAGGTACTGCTGGATGTGGGTGGCGATGAGTTTTTCATCGACCTGCTGTTCTATCACCTCAAGCTGCGCTGCTATGTAGTGATCGAGCTCAAGGGCGGCAAGTTCAAGCCCGAGCATCTGGGCCAGCTTGGGTTTTATATGACGGCGGTGGATCGTCAGGTTAAAACCGAACAGGACAATCCCACCATTGGTCTGCTGCTGTGCAAGAGCAAAAACAAGATCGTGGCCGAATATGCGCTGGGCGATAAGGCCCAGCCCATGGGCATTGCCGAATACAAACTGCTCGAATCCTTGCCCGCCGAGCTGCAAACCAGTTTGCCCAGCATCGAACAGATCGAACGCGAACTGGCAGGCGACACATCCATGGAAGACGACTCTCAATGA
- a CDS encoding DEAD/DEAH box helicase yields MNNADHSANPTNAYTVPSVSITTAHTGASSKANELGMRTMQARAYDKRGEQYLLIKSPPASGKSRALMFIALDKLNNQGLQQAIVVVPERSIGGSFADEPLSQHGFEWDWQVAPQWNLCNAPGIDEPRVAKSKVQAVRAFLDSSDKILVCTHATFRFAVEELGIEAFDNRLIAVDEFHHVSSNPDNKLGSQLSAFISRDKVHLVAMTGSYFRGDSEAVLAPEEENKFETVTYTYYEQLNGYRWLKSLDIGYFFYTGKYVDAVAKVLDPALKTIVHIPNVNARESLKDKEREVNEIMSALGEWQGVDPATGFHLIKAKDGRTLKVADLVDDSDAGRRSNVLNALKDPTQKNNRDHVDVIIALGMAKEGFDWIWCEHALTIGYRSSLTEIVQIIGRATRDAEGKERSRFTNLIAEPMADQAAVAEAVNDMLKAISASLLMEQVLAPRYEFTPKDMGPKEGFDYGDGGYKDGGSNIGVNNDTGQIHVEIKGLVTPQTPEATRICKEDLNEVVTSFLQDKTVLERGLFDKENTLPEELTQLRMGKIVRERYPDLSDSDQEAIRQHAIAAMNITQQAKLMLAQADAGGGDSIQGSTALIDGVRKFVNVRELDIDLIDRINPFDAAYAVLAKAMDEKSLRQVQASIAAKKVSIPEDEARELARRALQFKNERGRLPDINSSDAWEKRMAEGVAALARYRAAAKAAQGESANG; encoded by the coding sequence ATGAACAACGCAGACCACTCAGCCAACCCTACCAATGCTTACACCGTGCCGTCGGTATCCATCACCACGGCGCACACCGGGGCATCCAGCAAAGCCAATGAGCTGGGCATGCGCACCATGCAGGCGCGAGCCTATGACAAGCGCGGCGAACAGTACCTGCTGATCAAATCGCCACCGGCTTCGGGTAAGTCCCGCGCGCTGATGTTTATCGCCCTGGACAAGCTGAATAACCAGGGCCTGCAACAAGCCATCGTCGTCGTGCCCGAACGCTCGATTGGCGGCAGTTTTGCTGATGAACCGCTGAGCCAGCACGGCTTCGAATGGGACTGGCAAGTAGCCCCACAGTGGAACCTGTGCAATGCCCCCGGTATCGATGAGCCGCGCGTGGCCAAGTCCAAGGTGCAAGCGGTGCGCGCCTTTCTGGACAGCTCCGACAAGATACTGGTTTGCACTCACGCGACCTTCCGCTTTGCCGTAGAAGAACTGGGCATTGAGGCGTTCGACAACCGCTTGATTGCTGTTGACGAGTTCCACCACGTTTCCTCCAACCCGGACAACAAGCTTGGTAGCCAGCTGAGCGCGTTCATCAGCCGCGACAAGGTGCATCTGGTGGCCATGACCGGTTCTTACTTCCGTGGCGACAGCGAAGCAGTGCTGGCCCCGGAGGAAGAAAACAAATTTGAGACGGTGACCTACACCTACTACGAACAGCTCAACGGCTATCGCTGGCTCAAGTCGCTGGATATTGGCTACTTCTTCTACACCGGTAAATATGTGGATGCGGTCGCCAAGGTGCTGGACCCGGCGCTGAAAACTATCGTCCACATCCCTAACGTGAACGCCCGCGAGAGCCTTAAAGATAAGGAGCGCGAGGTTAACGAAATCATGAGCGCACTGGGCGAGTGGCAGGGTGTCGACCCGGCGACCGGCTTCCATCTGATCAAAGCCAAGGACGGCCGCACCCTGAAAGTGGCCGATCTGGTGGATGACAGTGACGCGGGCAGACGCTCCAACGTGCTCAACGCGCTGAAAGACCCGACGCAGAAAAACAACCGCGACCACGTGGATGTGATCATCGCGCTGGGCATGGCGAAGGAAGGCTTCGACTGGATCTGGTGCGAGCATGCGCTGACCATTGGCTACCGTTCGAGCCTGACCGAAATCGTGCAGATCATTGGCCGCGCCACGCGTGATGCCGAGGGCAAGGAGCGCTCGCGCTTCACCAACCTGATCGCTGAGCCTATGGCCGACCAAGCTGCCGTTGCTGAGGCGGTGAACGATATGCTCAAGGCCATTTCTGCCAGCCTGCTGATGGAACAGGTGCTGGCACCGCGCTATGAGTTCACGCCAAAGGACATGGGCCCGAAAGAGGGCTTCGATTATGGCGATGGCGGCTACAAAGACGGTGGCAGCAACATCGGGGTAAACAACGACACCGGCCAAATCCATGTCGAGATCAAGGGGCTGGTCACGCCGCAAACTCCGGAAGCTACGCGCATCTGCAAGGAAGACTTAAACGAGGTAGTGACGAGCTTCCTACAAGATAAAACCGTGCTGGAGCGCGGCCTATTCGACAAAGAAAACACCCTGCCCGAGGAGCTGACTCAGCTGCGCATGGGCAAGATCGTCCGTGAGCGTTACCCAGACTTGAGCGACTCCGACCAAGAAGCCATCCGCCAACACGCTATCGCGGCCATGAACATCACCCAGCAGGCCAAGTTGATGCTGGCGCAAGCCGATGCCGGCGGCGGTGACAGCATTCAAGGCAGCACGGCGCTGATCGATGGTGTGCGCAAGTTCGTTAACGTACGCGAGCTGGACATTGACCTTATCGACCGCATCAATCCCTTCGATGCGGCCTACGCCGTACTGGCGAAGGCGATGGATGAGAAATCCCTGCGCCAGGTGCAGGCCAGCATTGCAGCCAAGAAGGTGAGCATCCCCGAGGATGAGGCGCGAGAGCTGGCCAGACGTGCCCTGCAGTTCAAGAACGAGCGCGGCCGCCTGCCCGACATCAACTCCTCCGATGCCTGGGAAAAGCGTATGGCCGAAGGCGTTGCTGCGTTGGCACGCTACCGCGCGGCAGCCAAAGCGGCGCAGGGAGAATCTGCCAATGGCTGA